In one window of Episyrphus balteatus chromosome 3, idEpiBalt1.1, whole genome shotgun sequence DNA:
- the LOC129916542 gene encoding serine/threonine-protein kinase 32A yields the protein MGATSSSRTDASLLSDEDVNFDHFQILRAIGKGSFGKVCIVQKRDSGILYAMKYVSRGACESRGALGGVIKEVDLLSSLEHPFLVNLWFSFQDEEDLFMVCDLLTGGDLRYHLQQRVEFSEESVALLVCELGSALEYLQKQRVVHRDIKPDNILLDDAGHAHLTDFNIATRLQKDGMACSMSGTKPYMAPEVFMCALDEIAGYSFPVDWWSLGVVAFEMRSGSRPFIVHSNTPLTEVKNILHSPLHYPRHWNSSLVDLLTKLLCVHPGGRISSQQELQQTPLLRQIDFKKILEKKAKPPFKPPEDHLNCDPCLELEEMIVETRPLHKKKKRLAKQRSAQRDSDPETILVKEFIVYNRYKELKRKAMEKKENDWQKELELAMANSIVNSLAPIKEREVPCCSKEHSESIDYIDRTPSPKTSSNP from the exons GTTTGTATCGTTCAGAAACGTGATTCGGGAATATTATATGCAATGAAATATGTAAGTCGAGGAGCTTGTGAGAGCCGTGGAGCATTGGGTGGTGTCATCAAAGAGGTAGATCTGCTGTCATCCTTGGAGCATCCTTTCTTAGTAAATTTATGGTTTTCTTTTCAAG ATGAAGAGGACTTATTTATGGTGTGTGACTTGCTCACCGGAGGAGATCTTAGATATCATCTTCAACAAAGG gTTGAGTTTTCTGAGGAGAGTGTTGCCTTATTAGTATGTGAACTAGGTTCAGCATTAGAATACCTTCAAAAACAGAGAGTAGTACATAG GGATATAAAACCAGACAATATTCTCCTGGATGATGCTG GTCACGCACATTTGACTGATTTTAACATAGCGACGAGACTGCAAAAGGATGGAATGGCCTGTAGTATGTCAGGGACCAAACCCTATATGGCGCCTGAAGTCTTTATGTGTGCATTGGATGAAATCG CTGGTTACAGTTTTCCGGTCGATTGGTGGTCATTGGGTGTTGTGGCTTTCGAAATGAGATCCGGCTCCAGGCCCTTCATCGTCCACTCAAATACACCACTTACTGAAGTAAAAAATATCCTGCATAGTCCACTCCATTATCCGAGGCATTGGAATAGCAGTTTAGTCGACCTGCTTACTAAG CTTCTCTGCGTTCATCCAGGTGGTCGTATAAGTTCTCAACAAGAACTCCAGCAAACGCCATTGCTACGGCAAATCGACTTCaagaaaattttggaaaagaaaGCCAAACCACCTTTCAAACCACCCGAAGACCATCTCAATTGCGATCCCTGTTTGGAGTTAGAAGAAATGATTGTCGAAACTCGACCCTTGCATAAAAAGAAGAAACGTTTAGCAAAGCAGCGATCAGCTCAGCGAGATAGTGATCCAGAAACAATTTTAGTTAAAGAATTCATAGTCTACAATCGTTATAAGGAATTAAAACGAAAAGCAATggagaaaaaagaaaacgacTGGCAAAAAGAACTTGAGCTAGCAATGGCCAATTCTATCGTAAATAGTTTAGCACCAATTAAAGAACGTGAAGTACCGTGTTGTTCTAAAGAACACTCTGAAAGTATAGATTATATTGATAGGACACCCTCTCCAAAAACTTCATCAAATCCATGA